In bacterium, a single genomic region encodes these proteins:
- a CDS encoding acyl carrier protein, which translates to MTINELIKEFIITNIVSNNNTNISDKDSLIDSGIIDSLGILKLLGFLEEKFSIELQGDELVPESFDSVESISNLIKNKIITT; encoded by the coding sequence ATGACAATTAATGAATTAATTAAAGAGTTTATTATTACAAATATAGTTTCGAATAATAATACGAATATTTCAGATAAGGACTCACTTATCGATTCAGGAATAATCGATTCCTTGGGAATCCTTAAACTGTTGGGATTTTTGGAAGAAAAATTTTCAATAGAACTTCAAGGTGATGAATTAGTACCGGAAAGTTTTGATTCTGTAGAAAGTATATCAAATCTTATTAAAAATAAAATAATAACTACCTAG
- a CDS encoding phosphosulfolactate synthase has protein sequence MKKRKDSLPEKIVHTTDYLRMIGVPDMDPRSSPFDPGYDPETLESHLEQSHHLISVLKISMACWQIAQESATRRKIRAARRLKVPVCTGGGPFEVANHFGVMPQFLDLCQDLGVNRIEAGEGFTDLCMKPAEIVRMAEERGMETQFEVGKKHGGTFTSDVVGELIDQGKKWLDVGAKQIVVEARESAQGVGLFGDKGQFDTEMADRFAEAFGLKLTIYEAPNKASQFAFLNHFGPEVRLSNIRIEELLRVEIYRRGLHSDAFQHDNLRPKGPGAR, from the coding sequence ATGAAGAAGCGTAAGGATTCGCTCCCGGAAAAAATCGTTCACACAACGGACTACCTCAGGATGATCGGCGTCCCGGACATGGATCCCAGGAGCAGCCCTTTCGATCCGGGATACGATCCTGAGACTCTGGAGAGTCACCTGGAACAGAGCCATCACCTGATCTCCGTGTTGAAAATCTCCATGGCCTGCTGGCAGATCGCCCAGGAATCGGCAACCCGGCGGAAGATTCGGGCGGCAAGACGACTGAAGGTTCCCGTCTGCACAGGCGGCGGGCCTTTCGAGGTCGCCAACCACTTCGGTGTCATGCCGCAATTCCTGGACCTCTGCCAGGATCTGGGAGTGAACCGGATAGAGGCGGGGGAGGGGTTCACGGATCTGTGCATGAAACCGGCGGAGATCGTTCGAATGGCCGAGGAACGCGGCATGGAAACCCAGTTCGAGGTGGGGAAAAAACATGGAGGGACCTTCACCTCCGACGTCGTCGGGGAACTCATCGACCAGGGGAAAAAGTGGCTGGATGTCGGTGCCAAACAGATTGTCGTCGAGGCGAGGGAGAGCGCCCAAGGCGTTGGCCTCTTCGGCGATAAAGGGCAGTTCGACACGGAGATGGCGGACCGGTTCGCGGAGGCGTTCGGACTGAAATTAACCATATACGAGGCCCCAAACAAGGCGAGCCAGTTCGCCTTTCTGAACCATTTCGGGCCCGAGGTTCGTCTGAGCAACATCCGGATTGAAGAGCTATTGAGAGTTGAAATCTACCGTCGGGGGCTGCATTCGGATGCATTCCAGCACGACAACCTGAGACCGAAAGGGCCAGGAGCGCGCTAA
- a CDS encoding ElyC/SanA/YdcF family protein, with product MNTFKLLLISAVIITSVYMLAFKTELPDYVVRVVGKYQWYNNVKFKLNNKLIKERHITNTFKEGIKKDRVVIYVLGGAKNSMEYKIERVYFIKNNCLDCKILFLSEPGLAGYSRSYGRVITNNEWILKYCENYNINNSDIDFVLIETGFFGTLTEARVITEIAIKRGYKRLILVTSPYHTMRTWLSFQHFNKNNELDIYIYKDNYQVNFRYLLIEYIKFYIYNIFLLS from the coding sequence ATGAATACATTTAAATTATTACTTATTAGTGCAGTTATTATTACAAGTGTCTATATGTTAGCGTTTAAAACTGAATTGCCGGATTATGTTGTTAGAGTCGTTGGGAAATATCAATGGTATAATAATGTTAAATTTAAACTTAATAATAAATTAATAAAAGAAAGGCATATTACAAATACATTTAAAGAAGGTATTAAGAAGGATCGCGTTGTTATATATGTATTAGGTGGGGCAAAAAATAGCATGGAGTATAAAATAGAAAGAGTATATTTTATCAAAAATAATTGCCTGGATTGTAAAATATTATTTCTTAGTGAGCCAGGACTAGCTGGATATAGTAGAAGTTATGGCCGCGTAATTACAAATAATGAATGGATATTGAAATATTGTGAAAATTACAATATAAACAATAGCGATATCGATTTTGTTTTGATTGAAACTGGTTTTTTCGGTACACTAACAGAAGCAAGAGTGATAACCGAAATTGCCATTAAAAGAGGTTATAAGCGGTTAATCTTAGTAACTTCTCCTTATCATACAATGCGAACGTGGTTGAGTTTCCAGCATTTCAATAAAAACAATGAGTTAGATATTTATATTTATAAAGATAATTACCAGGTAAACTTTAGATATTTATTGATTGAATATATTAAATTTTATATTTATAATATATTTTTATTGAGTTAG
- a CDS encoding MBOAT family O-acyltransferase — protein MFYLVGERARWSVLLAASLLFYAALNVPYLLVVLILVTITTYGFGIWLDQASTPKVKRALIWGGVGANLLILIVMKYLPFLSVNIKTLSALLALDVQIQPVKLFVAIGVSYYVFQAISYLVDIYLEIEKPERHFGYFALYLAFFPKLLQGPIERAGDLIPQLKTRYEFNFDNMRFGMLLFTWGLFKKIVIADRLGLYVDAVYNDVHAFSGLSLLLATYAYAFQIYMDFSGYTDMALGSARLFNISLTQNFNSPYLATSVIDFWRRWHISFSSWILDYIFKPLQMQWRNWKIFGSAAALIVTFLISGIWHGASWGFVIWGGLHGLYMACSVYYKPYQEKLHKTFGIEKTRLLSVFQILVTFNLVSLAWVFFRANNISDAFYIFGNIIYLQNSTAILKSNGHSNIFFILIAIVFYISSASFINSDTKLFQSRFRWIFYYMLFFVIFYIGMNNESFIYFQF, from the coding sequence GTGTTCTATTTGGTTGGTGAACGAGCGCGTTGGAGTGTACTGCTTGCGGCAAGCCTGCTGTTTTATGCCGCCTTGAATGTGCCGTACCTGCTGGTGGTTCTTATTCTGGTTACGATAACGACGTACGGCTTCGGGATATGGTTGGATCAGGCAAGCACCCCGAAGGTAAAACGCGCACTGATATGGGGGGGCGTTGGGGCTAACCTTCTCATCCTGATCGTGATGAAATACCTGCCGTTTCTCTCGGTAAACATAAAGACGCTATCGGCACTACTCGCACTTGATGTCCAGATTCAACCAGTCAAATTATTCGTTGCGATCGGAGTTTCGTATTATGTATTCCAAGCCATATCCTACTTGGTCGATATCTACCTTGAGATCGAGAAGCCGGAGAGGCATTTCGGATACTTCGCCCTGTACCTGGCATTCTTTCCCAAACTACTCCAGGGCCCAATTGAACGGGCCGGCGATCTGATCCCGCAACTGAAAACCAGATATGAGTTCAACTTCGACAACATGCGTTTCGGCATGTTGCTGTTCACTTGGGGACTGTTCAAGAAGATTGTGATTGCCGATCGCCTCGGTCTGTACGTGGATGCCGTCTATAACGATGTCCATGCCTTCAGCGGATTATCTCTGCTTCTGGCCACCTACGCTTATGCCTTTCAAATTTACATGGATTTCTCAGGCTATACAGACATGGCGCTGGGCAGTGCGCGGTTATTCAACATCAGTTTAACCCAAAACTTCAATAGCCCCTACCTTGCGACATCCGTGATTGATTTCTGGCGGCGCTGGCATATCAGTTTCTCCAGCTGGATACTCGACTATATCTTCAAACCACTACAGATGCAGTGGCGTAACTGGAAAATTTTTGGTTCTGCCGCGGCCCTTATAGTTACTTTCCTGATTTCTGGTATTTGGCACGGTGCAAGCTGGGGGTTTGTAATTTGGGGAGGATTGCATGGCTTGTATATGGCATGCTCCGTTTATTACAAACCATACCAGGAGAAGCTGCATAAAACGTTTGGAATTGAGAAAACTCGACTTCTGAGTGTCTTCCAAATTCTTGTAACGTTCAATCTTGTGAGCCTTGCTTGGGTATTTTTTAGAGCAAATAATATATCAGATGCGTTTTATATATTTGGTAATATAATATATTTGCAGAATAGCACAGCAATACTTAAATCAAATGGTCATTCCAATATCTTTTTTATCTTAATTGCTATTGTATTTTACATTTCCTCGGCATCATTTATCAATAGTGACACCAAATTGTTTCAGTCAAGATTTCGGTGGATATTTTATTATATGTTGTTTTTTGTTATATTTTATATTGGCATGAATAATGAAAGTTTTATATACTTCCAGTTTTAG
- a CDS encoding acyl carrier protein: MISERLKKIILEALRLDDFDIHDDTTANMVPGWDSLSHVRVIIAIEENYGIRFKTLEVIRLKNVGQLQTLIDTKSG; encoded by the coding sequence ATGATTTCCGAGCGACTTAAGAAAATCATTCTGGAAGCATTGCGACTGGACGACTTCGATATACACGATGACACAACCGCAAACATGGTCCCCGGGTGGGATTCCCTAAGCCATGTAAGGGTCATCATCGCTATCGAGGAAAATTACGGCATCCGGTTCAAGACGCTGGAGGTTATTCGCCTGAAAAACGTTGGCCAGCTTCAGACGCTGATTGATACCAAGAGTGGATGA
- a CDS encoding AAC(3) family N-acetyltransferase, translating to MLRRIINMFLNNDQKKWLKTIVTKIDKSLTNTFFKYDSKDLEYALRQLGIKSGDTVLLHVTYKFNSGYVGKPQSIVDVLIDIIGDNGNLLMVSLPYTGSTLEYLQKNEVFDVRKSVSQMGIITEIFRRRQGVLRSLHPAHPVLVYGKDSEYIVKDHDKCIFSCGKGSPFEKFYLLKGKILFFDTTFRPITFLHYIEDIIKNKLPFPLYTAEPIRSKVIDYNRNEIEITTFPFDRYIFENRDSLLLGKYLDDNKKLRKKKIGRTELILVDSEDAVWGVNKLLENGILIYRGHENKYKM from the coding sequence TTGTTAAGAAGAATAATAAACATGTTTTTAAATAATGACCAAAAGAAATGGCTTAAAACAATAGTAACTAAAATTGATAAATCATTAACAAATACTTTTTTTAAATACGATTCTAAAGATTTAGAGTATGCATTGCGGCAACTCGGTATAAAAAGCGGTGATACGGTATTGCTTCACGTGACATATAAATTCAATAGTGGGTATGTAGGAAAACCACAAAGCATAGTAGATGTGTTAATAGATATAATTGGAGATAATGGCAATCTATTAATGGTTTCTCTTCCCTATACCGGTTCTACTTTGGAATATTTACAGAAAAATGAAGTTTTCGATGTCAGAAAATCGGTTTCCCAAATGGGGATTATTACGGAAATATTCAGGAGGAGACAAGGTGTATTGCGAAGCCTGCATCCGGCGCATCCAGTATTAGTTTACGGGAAAGATTCGGAATATATTGTAAAAGATCATGATAAATGTATTTTCTCTTGCGGAAAGGGATCTCCTTTTGAAAAGTTTTACTTATTAAAAGGAAAGATACTATTTTTTGATACGACATTTCGTCCAATAACGTTCCTTCATTACATAGAAGATATTATTAAGAATAAATTACCATTCCCATTGTACACTGCGGAACCAATACGATCTAAAGTAATAGATTACAATCGTAATGAAATCGAAATAACAACATTCCCTTTTGATCGTTATATTTTTGAAAATAGAGATTCTCTTTTACTTGGAAAATATCTTGATGATAATAAGAAGTTACGTAAAAAGAAAATAGGAAGGACAGAACTTATTTTAGTTGATTCTGAAGATGCAGTTTGGGGAGTAAATAAGTTATTGGAAAATGGTATTCTTATTTATCGAGGGCATGAAAATAAATACAAGATGTAA
- a CDS encoding glycosyltransferase, with translation MKTVLLIAYHFPPSTEVGGIRVANFAKGLSVIGWKPIILTVKDKYVEKIDIGRMKGIESIRIVKAGRTYKLTNLYFLLKKMWYVLLGNPDPDSRKTRYSDARVDISERESFSMRIKRYYRAFINLPDTESNWIIPASYKAIRELRNSKIDCILTSCPPYSCHLVGLIVKTVTGASWIADFRDPWRKGEKFGVFPTCGLSLAIDRWMEKRVIRRADIVLANTKAMVADFTTRFRAVGAEKFIYLPNMIDKELYRGFRHFQKYPEFTISYAGTLYLGRSPEPLMRAIQELTAEKRITGDGIRLKLLGDCASVNGTSISNIIERYGLEKTVEVPGQVPYATALEIIRKSHLGLLLAPEQPLQIPAKVYEYMGLGTNILALAKDGATKDFLNATGCGRAFDPSDITGIKEFLLERMALQEQGDMEDFRGSTDAFEVSTVVEKLSCELDKLCGRKI, from the coding sequence TTGAAAACCGTCCTCTTGATAGCCTACCATTTTCCCCCCAGCACGGAAGTCGGGGGTATCCGGGTCGCCAACTTTGCGAAAGGACTCTCCGTTATTGGGTGGAAACCGATTATTTTAACGGTCAAGGATAAGTACGTTGAAAAAATCGATATCGGAAGAATGAAAGGCATAGAGAGTATCCGGATCGTGAAGGCAGGCAGGACATATAAGCTCACCAATCTCTACTTTTTACTAAAGAAAATGTGGTACGTGTTGCTTGGTAACCCGGATCCAGATAGCAGGAAAACTCGTTATTCTGACGCCCGCGTTGATATCTCTGAACGGGAATCCTTCTCCATGAGGATAAAACGGTATTATCGGGCATTTATAAACCTTCCTGATACAGAGAGCAATTGGATAATCCCGGCATCTTACAAGGCGATCCGTGAGTTGCGCAATAGCAAGATCGATTGCATCCTGACCTCCTGTCCACCGTATTCCTGTCATCTCGTGGGATTGATCGTAAAAACCGTGACAGGCGCGAGTTGGATCGCGGATTTCAGGGATCCGTGGCGTAAGGGTGAAAAATTTGGTGTATTTCCGACCTGTGGCCTGTCACTTGCCATCGATCGTTGGATGGAGAAACGGGTCATCCGCCGCGCTGATATCGTTCTTGCGAACACCAAAGCAATGGTAGCTGATTTTACTACCCGGTTTCGCGCTGTTGGAGCCGAAAAATTCATCTACCTGCCGAACATGATCGATAAGGAACTTTACAGGGGTTTCCGCCATTTCCAGAAATACCCGGAATTTACTATTTCCTACGCGGGAACTTTATACCTGGGACGTTCCCCGGAACCTCTCATGAGGGCGATCCAGGAGTTGACGGCGGAAAAGAGAATTACGGGAGATGGGATCCGGTTGAAGCTTCTCGGTGATTGCGCCAGCGTCAATGGGACTTCGATCTCAAATATAATCGAACGTTACGGACTGGAGAAAACGGTTGAAGTGCCCGGGCAAGTACCTTACGCCACGGCGCTGGAGATCATCCGGAAGAGTCATCTCGGCCTGCTTCTGGCGCCCGAGCAACCCCTGCAAATTCCGGCCAAAGTGTACGAGTACATGGGGCTAGGGACCAACATCCTGGCCTTGGCCAAGGATGGTGCGACGAAGGATTTCCTGAACGCAACCGGATGTGGAAGAGCGTTCGATCCTTCCGACATCACCGGCATCAAGGAATTTTTGCTGGAACGGATGGCCTTGCAAGAACAGGGAGATATGGAAGATTTTCGCGGATCGACTGACGCTTTCGAAGTGTCTACGGTCGTTGAAAAATTGTCATGCGAGCTCGACAAACTATGTGGCAGAAAAATATAA
- a CDS encoding class I SAM-dependent methyltransferase — protein sequence MGFRKRLAVWIHDRKRLDPKRSNWWALELIKDFEAENVNEYHKFLWTHHMAYASTYEIGIRFGRENMAGSRLLFFSDLDRVMKDMRVDPVKDVSSVFEVGCSLGYQLRHMETDIYTGAGEICGADIDGYAIKAGTEYLEQLGSRVRLMCADMEDLELLLGDRTYDIIVCTGTLMYLTEESAAKVVDTMVRHTRKILAISGLADPEADNSTLLKSGRRETDRSFIHNIDSMVKRSGGIVLARRWEGDHMIDGHSIYFVFASNDLHLGIR from the coding sequence TTGGGATTTCGAAAGCGCCTGGCGGTTTGGATCCATGACCGGAAACGGCTCGATCCGAAACGGAGCAACTGGTGGGCCCTGGAGTTGATTAAGGATTTTGAAGCGGAAAATGTCAACGAATACCATAAATTCCTTTGGACACATCATATGGCGTACGCAAGCACCTACGAGATCGGGATACGTTTTGGGCGAGAGAACATGGCCGGTTCACGATTGTTGTTTTTCTCCGACCTTGACCGGGTAATGAAGGACATGCGTGTCGATCCGGTAAAGGATGTTTCTTCCGTCTTCGAAGTCGGTTGTTCCCTGGGATATCAACTTCGCCATATGGAAACGGATATATACACGGGTGCCGGCGAAATATGCGGGGCGGACATCGACGGGTACGCGATAAAGGCCGGAACGGAGTACCTTGAGCAATTGGGATCCAGGGTCCGGTTGATGTGCGCCGACATGGAGGACCTTGAACTACTGCTGGGAGACCGTACATACGATATCATCGTATGCACAGGCACGTTGATGTATCTGACCGAAGAATCGGCAGCAAAGGTCGTTGACACGATGGTGCGTCATACCCGCAAGATCCTGGCGATTTCCGGCCTCGCCGACCCGGAGGCCGACAATTCAACGCTTCTGAAATCAGGGAGGCGGGAAACCGACAGATCCTTTATCCACAACATCGACTCCATGGTGAAACGGTCCGGCGGTATTGTATTGGCACGAAGATGGGAAGGAGATCACATGATTGACGGGCATTCGATTTATTTCGTTTTTGCCTCGAATGATCTTCATCTGGGCATTCGTTGA
- a CDS encoding acyl-CoA dehydrogenase family protein translates to MEFTFTDEQVALKESIIRFAKQELNEDIKDKDKSGTFPVDLWQKCSKMNLMALPFPEKYGGVGANLLTTLISISALGYACKDAGLVHAITTQILCGMQIYNFANEDQKKKFLPGICSGDMIMAQAITEPDAGSDMMSIRSKGLKDGDYYVINGSKIFITNGPIADVVILFVVTDPNNIGLKRMSAFIFEKNIEGFTRSKPLEKMGLRTLQNGELFFDNCRVPESCLLGKIGQGAMISNESMELERILLPAAHLGTMERIYETCLNYTKTRQAFGQSISRFQSISNKIAKIKINLELGKLILYKAAVLKDNKKRASLEASIGKLFVSESLKQACLDAVQIHGGYGFMTEYEIERDLRDSIASTIYSGTSEIQYNIISKLIGL, encoded by the coding sequence ATGGAATTTACTTTTACAGATGAACAAGTAGCTTTAAAGGAATCAATAATTAGATTTGCAAAACAAGAACTCAATGAAGATATTAAAGATAAAGATAAAAGCGGAACGTTTCCTGTAGACTTATGGCAAAAGTGTTCAAAAATGAATTTAATGGCACTTCCTTTTCCGGAAAAATATGGTGGAGTTGGGGCAAATTTATTAACCACACTTATATCCATATCAGCTCTGGGTTATGCATGTAAAGACGCCGGTTTGGTTCATGCAATAACAACGCAGATTTTATGTGGCATGCAAATTTATAATTTTGCCAATGAAGATCAAAAGAAAAAGTTTCTTCCTGGTATATGCAGTGGAGATATGATCATGGCTCAGGCGATCACAGAACCTGACGCGGGATCGGATATGATGTCAATCAGATCAAAAGGATTAAAGGATGGAGATTATTATGTTATTAACGGATCAAAAATATTTATTACAAATGGACCGATTGCTGATGTTGTAATTCTGTTTGTAGTTACGGACCCGAATAATATAGGATTAAAAAGGATGTCAGCTTTCATATTCGAAAAAAATATTGAAGGATTTACAAGATCAAAGCCTCTCGAGAAAATGGGTTTAAGGACACTACAAAACGGTGAATTGTTTTTCGATAATTGTAGAGTGCCGGAAAGTTGTCTATTAGGTAAAATCGGGCAGGGTGCAATGATATCCAACGAATCAATGGAATTGGAACGAATTCTACTACCTGCAGCTCACCTGGGAACGATGGAACGTATTTATGAAACATGCCTGAATTATACTAAGACACGTCAGGCATTTGGTCAGTCTATTTCAAGATTTCAATCCATATCGAATAAAATTGCAAAGATAAAAATTAATTTAGAATTAGGAAAACTTATTTTATATAAAGCTGCAGTTCTTAAAGATAATAAAAAAAGAGCGTCTTTGGAAGCCTCGATAGGAAAGTTATTTGTCAGCGAAAGCTTAAAACAGGCGTGTCTTGATGCAGTTCAAATTCACGGGGGATATGGGTTCATGACCGAATACGAAATTGAAAGAGATTTAAGAGATAGCATTGCTTCAACTATTTACTCTGGAACTTCTGAAATACAATATAATATTATTTCAAAATTAATCGGATTGTAA
- a CDS encoding 2-phosphosulfolactate phosphatase: protein MSRSVVIDCFPESAEKYKRDHAIVVVDVIRATTTAATAISLGRKVFPVRSTDEAFVCAAKMKKPLLVGELGGNMPYGFDLTNSPVQISIRADIDRPMILVSSSGTQLLLNSSGSEGVYISCFRNFSAVVKYVTGRHDRVALLGAGSRGSFRREDQMGCAWVAEKLVHEGYDPENRETSDRILKWSGISSSEARNGKSAEYLRKTGQEHDLDFIVKHVDDLDTVPALVDGELVLAAGTVLKPLSLTEN, encoded by the coding sequence ATGAGCCGGTCTGTCGTGATCGATTGCTTCCCCGAAAGTGCGGAAAAGTACAAGCGAGATCATGCGATCGTGGTCGTTGACGTCATCCGCGCCACGACCACGGCCGCGACGGCGATCAGCCTCGGGAGAAAGGTCTTCCCCGTCCGGAGTACGGACGAGGCGTTCGTCTGCGCGGCGAAGATGAAAAAACCGTTGCTTGTCGGAGAACTCGGGGGGAATATGCCGTACGGATTCGACCTGACGAACAGCCCCGTCCAGATCTCCATCCGTGCCGATATAGACCGCCCGATGATCCTCGTTTCCTCATCCGGGACACAGTTGTTGCTGAACTCCAGCGGCAGCGAGGGGGTGTACATCTCCTGCTTCCGGAATTTCTCGGCGGTGGTGAAGTACGTCACGGGCAGGCATGATCGAGTCGCGCTCCTGGGTGCTGGATCACGGGGTAGTTTCCGGCGGGAAGACCAGATGGGGTGCGCCTGGGTGGCCGAGAAACTGGTTCACGAAGGGTACGATCCGGAAAACAGGGAAACGTCGGATCGCATCCTGAAGTGGAGCGGTATCAGTTCTTCCGAGGCTCGAAACGGCAAGAGTGCGGAGTACCTCCGAAAGACCGGACAAGAACACGACCTCGATTTTATCGTGAAACACGTCGACGACCTGGACACTGTGCCCGCCTTGGTCGACGGGGAATTGGTCCTTGCGGCCGGGACTGTATTGAAGCCTCTCTCCCTGACGGAAAACTAA
- a CDS encoding lipopolysaccharide biosynthesis protein, translated as MTEGPSFKKKVISGFIWIGTGSALGQLLTWVSTLIIIRLLNPSDYGLMAMATTFISLVTTVGELGIGASIIQAENITEREVRIISGMVLLTSIFGMSVCYLSSPWIAAFYSEPRLVSILRVMTVVFVFLALYAIPQSLLTREMNFAVKTKVDLLAKVGGSVITLLCALKGLEVWALVFGFISIHVIKLIGFNLVKPGILKPLFCYGEAKKFLKYGAMVTSSRMLYTLYSEADKIIVGRVLGNNLLGIYSVATNLASIPADKVLPIISEVMFTSYSRIQNETERIRKNLLRTTRAIAYSGFPLFFGMAAVAPEGIPMLLGARWTDLVVPFQLFCLVMPLRALSHVLSPAIFAMGRPDIHVGNGIISLFGMSIAIIIGAKFGLKGVCLAWIIVFPFIFLINSIRCLKIVGISLSEFFSEMKFPLFATLLMVGIISITRASIHLTSTAYLFSIMIVLGTVCYILLLCIFKKDEIIRIKELMKTIK; from the coding sequence ATGACTGAAGGACCTTCTTTCAAGAAAAAGGTTATCAGCGGATTTATATGGATTGGAACGGGTTCGGCCCTTGGACAATTGTTGACGTGGGTTTCAACCCTTATCATCATTCGCCTGCTGAACCCGTCAGACTACGGTTTAATGGCTATGGCGACCACGTTCATATCTTTGGTGACGACCGTGGGGGAGCTCGGAATCGGTGCATCCATCATACAGGCGGAAAATATCACCGAGAGAGAAGTACGGATCATATCGGGCATGGTCCTGCTGACGAGCATTTTCGGAATGTCCGTTTGCTACCTTTCCTCGCCATGGATCGCTGCGTTCTACAGCGAACCGCGGTTGGTTTCAATCTTGCGGGTTATGACTGTGGTGTTCGTTTTTCTAGCCCTCTACGCTATACCGCAGTCGCTATTGACACGCGAAATGAACTTCGCTGTGAAAACCAAGGTGGATCTCTTGGCGAAGGTAGGCGGTTCTGTTATCACCCTCCTGTGTGCCTTGAAAGGACTGGAGGTTTGGGCTCTTGTCTTCGGGTTCATCTCGATTCACGTCATAAAGTTAATAGGATTCAACCTTGTGAAACCCGGTATCCTGAAACCGTTATTTTGCTACGGGGAGGCCAAGAAATTCCTGAAATACGGGGCCATGGTGACCAGTAGCAGGATGTTGTACACCCTCTACAGTGAGGCGGATAAAATTATCGTCGGGAGGGTCCTTGGGAATAACCTCCTCGGGATATATTCGGTTGCTACGAACCTTGCCTCGATCCCCGCAGATAAGGTCCTGCCCATTATCAGCGAGGTCATGTTCACTTCCTATTCAAGGATTCAGAACGAAACGGAACGAATCCGAAAAAACCTGCTCAGAACCACGCGCGCAATTGCATATTCGGGGTTTCCCCTTTTTTTTGGGATGGCGGCAGTAGCCCCGGAAGGAATCCCGATGCTACTCGGTGCGAGGTGGACGGACCTCGTGGTTCCGTTTCAATTATTTTGCCTGGTAATGCCACTGAGGGCCTTAAGTCATGTCTTGTCCCCCGCCATCTTCGCGATGGGAAGACCTGACATCCACGTCGGGAACGGTATTATAAGTTTGTTCGGGATGTCGATTGCCATTATCATTGGCGCGAAATTCGGATTGAAAGGTGTTTGCTTGGCATGGATCATTGTTTTCCCCTTTATTTTCCTTATCAATAGCATAAGATGTTTGAAAATAGTTGGGATTTCATTATCAGAATTTTTCTCCGAGATGAAATTTCCACTATTCGCGACCCTGTTAATGGTTGGAATTATATCAATTACCAGAGCGTCAATTCATTTAACATCGACCGCCTATTTGTTTTCGATCATGATAGTTCTTGGAACTGTGTGTTATATTTTATTGTTGTGTATCTTTAAAAAAGATGAGATTATAAGGATAAAAGAATTAATGAAAACGATAAAGTAA